The Triticum urartu cultivar G1812 chromosome 5, Tu2.1, whole genome shotgun sequence genome contains the following window.
aaccttaacaccaatattcttactaaagcacaatcattcactagtacctcccacatattttTACCATCTTAATATCgaaaaactattgcaaggaatcaaacatatcatattcagtgatctacaagttttatgtaggattttatgactaaccatgtgaatgaccaattcctgatGACTCtataaatagatataagtgaagcatgagagttcaattatttctacaaaagaccatgcccacgctctaataaatataagtgaagcaaaatagCATTCTACAAATAATGGTTTTCTATATGTAGAGAAACGGgcatccaaacttcaaatgatataagtgaagcagatgaagcattctataaggccatactcaaaagatataagtgaagtgcaaagagcattctataaatcaagcaaggactatctcataccagcatggtgcattgctaaaagaaaaataaaaagcaCACGACACTCTAGGAATTTATGcatatcatgtgaacaaaacaaaaactgAGACATACCGATAattcttgaagaagaaagatgggatgccttctggggcatccccaagcttagacgcttgagtctccttgaatatttacttgggatgccttgggcatcctcaagcttgaactcttgcctatccttattctcctcatgttgatacctcctcgatcttcgaacacttcatccacacaaaacttaaccgAACTTTTTATTAGAAGGGTTAGTACATATAACATAAAATCACATCATGCCCTGCTATAACATTATTGTATAATTATAATCAAACATTAACCACTGTATGCTATCACAATTATATGGCTCCCAAGTCAACGGGGCTCAACAAGATTTCAAACATAAGCAAATAAAGAAACAATACCAACAATCTGCGAAAACAGGACAATCTATAAAGATGCAAATGGTACATATACTTATGTAACCTGAAAAAATCTGGAAAAATAGTGCAAATAAAAAATTAATAGCAGTACtgtgtaaaaatttcagaaattttcgaCGTTCGAGTGAATTATCAAAATTCACGCACCacaaccaaagtttctgtttttgcactgCACATACCAAACAAGCAATTTAAACATCCTAAAGGTAAATCTTGGCACactatttttataatacaatggatttgtacaagggggtaattatttttgttgaaaagtttctgtaatcaaggttcacaaagtttccatgggcatgaacaaagttcaatgCATGCTCCCACTTCAACGGtgctcgtctttctcactttcacttttctttttgaatttttttagatTCCCCTCTTTTTAAAAACTTtttaaaagcacacaacagaaataaacgactctctaaaactttcggGTTGTCTCCCAAGTAGctctttctttaaagccattaagctaggcataaagtgctcaagtaattgatccacctggatcccaaggtatacaaagccaattttaattaacaataaTTTGTAATTTAATAGTGAGCATGTAGCAACATAAATCTTGCaatgacaaagtctaactctcttcctatgcatcagcatggcataaaagaacaattcatgcacacaaagtaaaggccgaTGCATAGTATAAAttgtttcttgcaattttatcatattggaaacatagaaaGGTGGAGATGTAGTCCCTCTCTCATAacaattgcaagtaggagcagcaagcacatgcatattatattcatcaaaataatcGTGTGCAATAGTAGAACACAACCCATCAATATGATCCTTAATAAGTGGAAACTTCTCCAATATAGtttagttgggagaattcaaaaggataataggactatcatgtgtgggtgcaatagcaacaatttcatgatTAACATGAGGAACTATAacgagttcatctccataagcatcatccatattggcatcatggctacaagcatagcaagcatcaagttcatcaaaaggggatatttcaaacgaatccaagggatcatagcaattatcatagcattcatccttcggtaagcacaaAGGGGAATGAAACAATTtgtgagttgaagagttactatCATTAGAAGCTAGGAACGGGTAGCTAATCTGCTCTTCATCCTTTTGTTCTTGGCTCTCCTTGTCATctttttcatctaatgagctcacagtttcatcaatttatTCTTCCATAGATTTCTgcaaatattagtctcttctttggtagcggagactttctcaataaattcatcaatatcgacattgtattcataattctcatagcaatatttaattATAGCATAATTTTCAGATATGTAAACAACATCATCACATTTTTCATACTTCTCAAACAAAGATTTAATTTCATAaacacccttaaaagcaacaaattattctatttgttccacatcatagtaaccatacataccattagcataagaagccaaggtttcattatcattaaattcacatgaaaagggaaggtgtggagccttcatcctagatcAACAAGTATAAGCATATCCGAAGCATAAATTCCAAGCACACCTGCAAAATAATCAATTTAGTCCCATAAGTGTTTCCCTTTTTGAgacaagcgataatccctaaagtattcctATTGATCCAAAGTATCCcccattatcaagttgaatggggATTTAttaggattatcaaagtagtgttTAATATTTtccacataacgagcatcgagggttttaggaggttccccccatctccatgagtagcaagtacaactaatttttttggtatttcgtgttgcatatccataactaaagatataaaacaacttagaatagaaaataaaaactacttagtgataaagcaaacaagcacacacgagaatatcaaccccacgctattgctccccggtaACGGTGCAAGAAAagggtcttgataacccacaagtataggggatcaattgtagcctgtTTCAATAAGTAAGGgtgttgaacccaatgaggagctaaaggtagaattaATATTCCCTTCAAGTTtgatcgaccatcgatacaactctatgcacacttaaggttcgctttacctagaacaagtatgaaactattttatGAGGATAAAACTAGAACTACTTGGTGAGAATAAAATAGGAGTaatttgcaagataataaaagttagtTGTTTAGTAGAAAGTTGTTTGTAGCACAAGAGAATGATTTATCCCTAGGTAATTGGTAACTAGACcgataatcattattgcaattttatgtgaggaagaggcatgagctaacatacttcccttacttggatcatatgcacttatgattgaaactctagcaagcatccacaactactaaagatcattaaggtaaaacccaaccatagcattaagtaacaattcctctttactcccatacgcaacaacccccttactcaggtataagcttctgtcactctcgccacccactataagcgaattaTGAACGTATTGCTACACCGTACAGTGgtaatccctcatgcttgcgcgacaggGAGGGTAGCGTAGGACAACACCAAAacaaaacatacaactcaaaccaatcacgatcatcaaccGACCCACTGGACAAAAAGAATCTagtcaaacatcataggatggccatacatcattggataataatacaTATCATTaagaaccatgtttaagtagagattatagcggGAATAGAGAGGTTActccactgcatagagggggagaggtGGTGATGAcagcggtgaagttgttggtgtagatggCCCTCACGATGGTTCCCCCGTGGCGCTCCGATGCCACCAGAagagaggggagagagccccccatCCTCCTCCCTCTTACTTGGCCTCCatcctagatgggaggagagtttcccctctggtccatggccgcCATAGCCCCTGGAGGgcaggagcccctccgagattgtatctctctctctctctctctgccttCTTTTTCGCGTCTGTTTTCGGACCCCTTCACTTttttcccggagatccgtaactctgattgggctgaaattttgaggggatTTTTCCTGGGAAATTATATTTCTTAAggtgaaagaagggcatcaaccgacTTATGTGGGAGTCATAAGGCAACACGGCGTGACCCCCTGGCCGCGCCTATTAccttgtggccacctcgggcaccgtcttgccttgattcttcttcccaaaaatcacatatattccaaagtAATTCTTCGTAAAAATTTATcacgtttggacttcgtttgatatggatcttctgtgaaacaaaaaggcatccaaaaaacaggaactggcactgggcacttgatcaatatgttagtcccaaaaataatataaaatgttgccaaaagtatatgaaagttgtagaattttgacatgaaacaatcaaaaattatagatacaacggaggTGTATCAACTATCAAGGTGATAAAGAGGAGTGGAAGGCGAGGCTTGAGATGATTATATTATCCTTTTATCAAATAGGTGTAGTTGAAACATAGTTAACATGTTGATGTTTTCAAACTAAAATAGTTAAACCACATGATCTTCAAGCAACATGGACCTTCCTTATAGTCACTTCCACTAATTCCTCAAACCCCCACCCCTATCCTATTCTATACAACAGGCTTCATACTCTCTAACATCACCACCCATCGCGATGCTTATCCAACAACTCTTTTTCTCTTCCTTGTTATCTTCCAGCAACTGTGTAATCAGTTTGTTAATTTTGTGAATCCTAATATTCCATAGCTTTGTATCCTCTATCACTACTCATAGTCCCTGGAAGTCCTCCCATTTTCCTTGTTTCCATTTTATCATATTTCATAGCTAATCACATGTTTATTCACACACTCTTCTAGGCATGGCGTGACCTAGTCAATCTAACACCATAAGTAGGCTTGATAAGGGGGTCAATAAAGAGGATATAAGTAGGCTTACTCAAGAAGTGATAAAAATTAATCGAAGTTCAACAAATTATTGCTCATTTTGTTAAGTATCTCAAGTATAACCTTTTGAAACCATGTTATAGATTACATTTCATGTAAATTTTTAGTGTTGGGATCATTACGATCCACTTTAATCATAAGATCCATTTGAGAATACTAACACTCCACTGTGAGAGAAAAATAATACTAACCATTTCTTCAAACTTTTATTTGTTATTGTAAAGATAATATGACTAACGGAAAATCATGGGACTAATTTTTTCTGAATTGCACTACAGGTCTTCATTTGCATAACAATTATCATCACAGATGGAATGTTCAACTTCCTTACGGTCATTATTGCATCTTGTATTGACATTAAGCACAAGCGGCAAGATATTGATTCAGGGTTGAGTAATTACATGAAAAAATACCCTAGCCTTAACTACGATGATCGTAAGAGGATTGAggtatttcttcaaaataaaatcCATTTAACCATATCAGTGGGAGGATACATTGCAAGTGCTACAATCTCAGTAGTCGTTATCCCATGGTTGTTCGATCAGATTAAATTCTATCATGTTGCCACATTATATATTATCACGCCGGTCATTGCGTTTGCAAACACTTATGCAAATGGACTTACAGATTGGTCAGTTGGATATACTTATGGCAAGTTTACAATATTTGTTGTTGCGGCATGGATTGTGAAACCGGGTGCAATTGTTGCTGGCCTTGTAGCTTGTGGGATAATGATAGCAGCTCTGCACATTTCTTCACAAGCTACACAAGACATCAAGACAGGTTTCATGACACTAACCTCGGAAAGAGCTATGGTAATTGGGCAAATTGTTGGTGTAGTTATTGGCTCTATTGTTAGCCCATGTATATTTCTTGCCTTTCAAAAAAGTGAAAAGCCTGGGGTTACTATCGGATCTGCTCAATCACATTACCCATGTCCTTTGGCTGGACTCTTTCGTTCCATTGGTGTGATTGGCATTGGAGGAGTGAAGGAGCTCCCTAAGTATTGTCTTACAATGTGCTTTGCTGCATTTTGCATAACAATTGTCACAGATGTACTTTCATTGGTATCTCAGGGAAAAGGTTGGAGAATGCACAAGTATCTTCCTAATATGACAGTGGTAGCACTACCATTCTTTGCAGGGCCCGATTTCCCCATAGATATGTGCCTAGGTACTGCGGTAATGTATCTATGGACTAAAATGAATAAAAGAAGTGCAACTTTGTTGTCATCGGCAGTTGCAGCAGGCCTTATATGTGGAGAGGGACTATTTGCATTGCCATCAGTAGTACTCACTACGTTCAGTATACAACCACCAATGTGCATGAAGTTTTTTCATAGTGGAAAAGAAGTTGATGTGGTTGAATCATTCTTAAATAAGTTGGGAACACCCACAAAGACATGAGAAATGTAACTCTAGGATAAAGTATTTTTTTTCTTAGATTGTAAGCGAGATGTAAATGGTTACTCATAGAACATGCCAACGGCTAATTTAATTCCATATGCTAAATGATTTCAAAATATGGAAACAAACACTATGTGGCTAACTATACAAGAAAGTACCATGGTTCAAAGATTCACATTACAAACTCAATCTTTGGTCGAAATTTGCATATTTCGGACAAAAAATTCATTTCCAAAATTTTGAGTTGCTAGTTTGTTGTTACTAACAACAAAGTTctgatatttttcttggaagataCAAGGTGATCTCAAGTTTGCTACTTTTCACTTATAGGAAACTAGTGGGGTGGCTcgcgcatttgcgcggctagattTTACTAAAGTTATATCACTCCTAATATAAATATTTTCTCAAATACTCCACTTGGACCATTGTTTCTTATATGAATACGTTTTCTTCTTCTAGAAAATAATACTATGAAAAAAACATTAATTGAATATTCCTTGATGTAACCAAGCTAAAGTTATAACATATTGATAGTCATTGTTAGGGATTTAAATGTACAAATTTTCTTGATGGTCTTTTATGATTCATTGTCTATAGGTAAATAGGAACCAAAGGAGTAACATTTTAGAAATCCTTTCACATAATTTAAGGAATTAAAACCCAAACATTATTACCTCATGTTGAGTGTCCATACATATGCCGCATGGTTTATCCATCACTATAGTCTGCGTGCTATAGAAAATAAATGAAATCGGTAATTTTATTTGAGAATGGATCTGTGTTTCAGCTTTACTTTATTTCAAAATGTTGCGTAGATTTTTTTAAGTTCAAACAAATCTACATTATATTATGTTAAGTCTTAAAAGTCTAAGTAGGTTTATCAACGTACGTTTGCTGTGAAATTCAAGCACGGAAAAGTATGTTAAAGTTCTATTAATTTTAACATAAAACTTTTGTCGCAATTTAGCAGATTTTGGTTTGTACCTGATCACTCCATGCGATTCATTTGCAGTTTGTGGATCGAATTATCATTGAAATATTCTATTTAAACGTCGATTACATAAGGTGTCTAAAATCATTTTCTTTCTCGTAAATACCAATGTTTTTTCTCTAGTATATACAAATGTACAGTACCTGTAAAAAAATACGGTCTTAGAATAATGTGTGCCCTTCTACCTAGGATTTTGTTTTGCTCATAATTTGGCTATAGAAACAAAATAAGTGACGACAATTTGTTTCAGTCATCTTAGATAAATGTGTGAAGTTCTACCTTCAAAATCCACAAATTTTCTATTTTCACAATAAACAATCAGCAGTATTGTATTTTTAGACGGAATGATTGGGTGGCCTGGCTATACAGTGGTGCCTTTTCTGTTTGCAGCTAGATAGTGGTCCGCCAATTTTCTGTTTTGCACATACGGTAGTACGAAAAAGAATATACTTCTAGATCTTGCTTGAATTTATTGACACAAAAAAGACCGTGTTGGAATTCTATTAGAATCCAATAGTACTTGATCTCGCAAAAAAAAAAGGATCCAATAGTACTTAGCTGAGGAGTGTGCATGCATGTACTTACGCCACACATGTTACAATAATGTTTTTCAAAAACGCTATATATTCTAAAAGAGGCTATATATTGCTTATTGTCTAAGGGAATCTCTTATTTACTTTCTTTTTGCGAAAGAAATCCCTCATTCACGGTGGCACATATGTTAGCTTTGAGGTTGGGAATGAGTTTCTTCCATAAATCAACAATCCCATTATACATTTAGTTTAAAGAACAAATATTGAATAGCCTGCTACTTCGTCCAATGTCAAGTTGAAAATAATCACCGTGTCTAATTTGTAGAACATGTAAACCAAAAGAAACGATAGAAATGTTTACAGAACTTAGAGAATACGTGATTAACACCTCACTACAATGCTTCTTAAATTCTTCTACGTAATTTAGAACCAAGAAATAGCTATAAACATGTGTTTCCTTCCTCCATCGGCCTGGTCATCAGTGATAGTATATTACATTATTTAATCGATTCGATTAGTGCAATGTTCTATATCACGCACACGTGTGTCTTACTTAGTGTGTGTTATGTACCGCACACCTAATATAGTGTAATTACCGGAGCACATTCATCAAACATCGctaaattactctctctctctctccatgtGCATATGCATGGTGTTTGCGTCAGATTGTATTGTTTAACACGTACACACGAATAGTTTATTACTCCTTCCGTTTTTAAATATAAAGTCTTTGAAGAGATTTCATTATGGGCcacatacggagcaaaataaaTGAATCTATATTCTAAAATGCATCTAGATACAC
Protein-coding sequences here:
- the LOC125507474 gene encoding probable metal-nicotianamine transporter YSL3; translated protein: MGISEVSADPRELMYMTAPALVPVPVRTPPPTVAPVLVHLAAPASPCPDDPQVFICITIIITDGMFNFLTVIIASCIDIKHKRQDIDSGLSNYMKKYPSLNYDDRKRIEVFLQNKIHLTISVGGYIASATISVVVIPWLFDQIKFYHVATLYIITPVIAFANTYANGLTDWSVGYTYGKFTIFVVAAWIVKPGAIVAGLVACGIMIAALHISSQATQDIKTGFMTLTSERAMVIGQIVGVVIGSIVSPCIFLAFQKSEKPGVTIGSAQSHYPCPLAGLFRSIGVIGIGGVKELPKYCLTMCFAAFCITIVTDVLSLVSQGKGWRMHKYLPNMTVVALPFFAGPDFPIDMCLGTAVMYLWTKMNKRSATLLSSAVAAGLICGEGLFALPSVVLTTFSIQPPMCMKFFHSGKEVDVVESFLNKLGTPTKT